The DNA segment TTTTTTGTAAACTCTACCCCATTAGAAAACGTAACTATAAGACCATTCTATTATTTTAACTATTCTTTCATACCTAAAAAGGAAATATTGATAAGTTTTGATAACTACACTGAAATAGACTGTGTAAAGAGTAAATCATTCTATCTTCCATTTCCAGAAGTTGTATATTTTTATGAAAATGGTAGTTGTGTAGGGAAATTTATTAGTACTAACATTACCTATATCGCGTCTATGGTTCAAAGTAGTTATACAAAATCTATTGCTCACACTATTAACGTAAATAAAACAGATAAGATAGTCATAGTTATCATAGGCATTTTATTTATAACTTTAATTTTCTTACTTTTTAGAAAAAGATATTTATAGAATATTTTTTGTCGACTTTAATGTTTTTATTATCTTATAGAATTTTAACACTATTCATTCTTAGAGGAAATTCACGAGATCTTCCATATTTTTAATCTTCCCAATTTCTTGCGCAAAGCAAGTATAAGGAGTACAATAACTCCTCCCAGATCTACGACATAGAGTTTTTTATTAGCATACCACTTTCCTAGATATAACCTACCCTTTGAATCTGCTACTTTCTCTTCCATAATAGACCGTGAGAAGTTAAAGTAAAAACATGAGTTTGTTTACGGATTTCTAGAGTGTGTCCAACAATTTATTTGAAACTTATTAATAGATTAACATCTAATTCGACGCATTTAATAACTCTTAATTTAATAAAAATGTTATCAAACATTTTTTAACAAAAATCCCACGTTAGGTTAGGAAAGTTTTACTCATTTATTTTGTATAATTTAACAAAATAGTTAGACTCACTCAGCATGAAAAAGGATTCAGTCCTTCCTTCTCTATAAGTAAATGCGTCTTACAGGATCTTTTCCAAAGATAAATTACAAGGGACTTTGATGATTTATCTACTGCTTGCTGAGAATGGAAGGCAGAAGCATAACATTTCCCGTTAGTTAAAAGAACTTTTGCAGTATCTAGATCTTCCTGCTCTATCCATTCCTTATAGTTCATTAAACTGAATATTTGAAATATAACTCATATACCTTAGATTTTGTTAAAATAGAATTAGAGAAACTTCTAAAGGAAATAGAGAACTTAGAAAGAGTCGGTAACCCGTGATCTCATTTCTATCTTGTGCCATTCTGGCACTTTTGGGTTAAGAATTGAATCCCATTCGTCATAAGGTTTGATATCAAGGACTGGAGTTCCGTCAAAGGCATTTATTCCTTTAACGTACAAGGTGTTGCCTTCCCTCTTAATTAGTTCAACCACTGAAATCCCTATTGGGTTAGGTCTGTGCTGAGACCTTGTAGCAAAAACTCCTACCTCTACTCCTCCTCTCACTCTTTTTAGACCCTTGTTGAGGTTAGCTAGATGAAGATGATAAATAATTATTAAGTGAGAGAACTCTTCAACACCTTTTAGTCCTTCAACGTATTCCTCTTTAATCACTATTCTAACTACGGAATTCCTTGAGGCAGAATTATCTTCTCTCCTCACGAAACCTATGTAGTTAAAGCAACAATCCATAATATAAAGTCGAGGCTAAAGAAATAAAATCATTGAAGTCTGCTATTCAATTTCATAAATTATTCCTAAGTGTTTACTCGTGGCGTAACTTCTCAAGGGCTTAAAGGATCATCTTCGAGGGAAACACACTCCCATCCATATTATCGACTTCCCCAACACGCTTAATTCGTCCTTCTGATTGAGGAAACCCTTGTACTCTACCGCTTAATAACCTCTTCACCATATTGAATCCTCCACCGTTGATTTTCCCTCCCTTCACCTAAATTTCAGCAAATTCGCTAGGTGTTAAGTACATCTCCCCACAGTTATAGTCTCATAAGAATGGACATGACCCTTAGCTTTTTCTCTAGCTATTTTTAACAAATCTTCTTAAACTTCTCAAAGTCCTCCTTATTCTCGATTTCTAAAAACTTGTTACTATCCTTTGTGTGACACATAGACAAGAATTCAGCTTATACTCTGAACTACAGACATTAGTAAGATTTTGACACCTA comes from the Acidianus infernus genome and includes:
- a CDS encoding HEPN domain-containing protein, with product MNYKEWIEQEDLDTAKVLLTNGKCYASAFHSQQAVDKSSKSLVIYLWKRSCKTHLLIEKEGLNPFSC
- the tsaA gene encoding tRNA (N6-threonylcarbamoyladenosine(37)-N6)-methyltransferase TrmO gives rise to the protein MDCCFNYIGFVRREDNSASRNSVVRIVIKEEYVEGLKGVEEFSHLIIIYHLHLANLNKGLKRVRGGVEVGVFATRSQHRPNPIGISVVELIKREGNTLYVKGINAFDGTPVLDIKPYDEWDSILNPKVPEWHKIEMRSRVTDSF